The Microcoleus sp. FACHB-831 genome has a window encoding:
- a CDS encoding iron-containing redox enzyme family protein — MQSNVFSLPRISSEAKNKPNYTEAEQEFIQLLDMEDLDKKVQADPTIAANFESAIAAAIEEAYESGAGDAEAHRFLQRILYRINRLKLFWYDDLRHYTNERSLYLQTVLVKIEEAWQQWEFSQVDVEALQKLYVKEALKERAAADLDPALSADSRYLQEEMTEAGYRRVLAIGSFDGLVEGSRLSRILGGAANEVQATLTKVLLEEYGNGRLTRKHSTYFAQMLDEFGMNTEPEAYFDIVPWEVLACANHNFMLTEWKRHYLRYNGGLAYFEIAGPAAYRNYLAAAQRLGLSQAAMGYWELHIREDERHGQWMLDDVALPLADMYPDRAWELVLGYDQEKLMGDRAGAAIVLSAKEAEREALEAIAAR; from the coding sequence ATGCAGAGCAACGTTTTTAGTTTACCAAGAATTTCGTCTGAGGCAAAAAATAAGCCAAACTATACTGAGGCGGAGCAGGAATTTATACAACTGCTCGATATGGAGGATCTAGATAAGAAGGTTCAGGCAGATCCAACCATAGCGGCTAATTTTGAAAGCGCGATCGCAGCCGCAATTGAGGAAGCTTACGAGTCAGGTGCTGGGGATGCAGAAGCACACCGATTTTTACAGCGGATACTTTATCGCATTAATCGGCTAAAGCTATTTTGGTATGACGATTTGCGGCATTATACAAACGAGCGATCGCTTTATTTGCAAACCGTTTTAGTCAAAATTGAGGAAGCTTGGCAACAGTGGGAATTCTCTCAAGTTGACGTGGAAGCACTTCAAAAATTATATGTTAAGGAAGCATTAAAAGAACGCGCTGCCGCAGATCTCGATCCTGCTTTGTCTGCTGATAGTCGCTACTTGCAAGAGGAAATGACTGAAGCTGGCTACCGCCGAGTGTTGGCGATTGGTTCTTTTGATGGTTTAGTTGAAGGAAGTCGCCTTTCGCGCATTTTGGGTGGTGCTGCTAATGAGGTGCAGGCAACGCTAACAAAGGTGTTGCTTGAAGAGTACGGTAACGGTCGTTTAACTCGCAAGCATTCTACTTATTTTGCTCAAATGCTTGATGAGTTTGGGATGAATACGGAACCAGAGGCGTACTTTGATATAGTGCCTTGGGAAGTGCTGGCTTGTGCTAATCATAATTTCATGCTGACGGAGTGGAAGCGTCATTATTTGCGCTACAACGGCGGATTAGCGTATTTTGAAATAGCAGGCCCTGCGGCTTACAGAAATTATCTAGCGGCGGCGCAGCGGTTGGGGTTATCGCAGGCGGCGATGGGTTATTGGGAGTTGCATATTAGGGAAGACGAACGGCACGGACAGTGGATGTTGGATGATGTAGCTTTGCCACTGGCGGATATGTATCCGGATCGTGCGTGGGAATTGGTGCTGGGATATGACCAAGAGAAGTTGATGGGCGATCGCGCTGGTGCTGCTATTGTGCTGTCGGCGAAAGAGGCAGAACGGGAAGCGTTGGAGGCGATCGCGGCACGTTGA
- a CDS encoding FAD-binding oxidoreductase, giving the protein MQSVDWDAIVTALAGVEVITDATQVAKLSQDYHTFSPVLVPLLSGKTGDLVARPATEEQVIQVAKTCVKYKVPLTVRGAGTGNYGQCVPLHGGVILDTTRLNAIRWVKPGLACVQAGVKLAALDKQAREIGWEMRMAPSTYRTATIGGFIGGGSGGIGSITYGQLRDRGNLHALRVITMEDEPRVIELRGDDVHKVNHAWGVNGIITELEIPLGPAYPWAELIVAFNDFMAAAKFGQALGDADGLIKKLICICASPIPSYFAAFKNQIPEDRPCALLMIAESCLEPLQGLISQYGGSICYQKSAQEASKGTSLAEFTWNHTTLHARNVDPSLTYLQTLFPNDKDLKLVEHMYHHFRDEVMMHLEFIRVNGAAIPAALQLVRYTTEERLNEIMRYHEDQGAFIANPHTYIIEDGGRKHMDPQQVQFKEMVDPYGLMNPGKMKTLVKSKAQ; this is encoded by the coding sequence ATGCAATCAGTTGATTGGGACGCCATTGTTACTGCTTTAGCCGGGGTCGAAGTCATCACCGACGCTACTCAAGTCGCCAAACTTTCGCAAGACTATCATACTTTCAGCCCCGTTCTGGTTCCCCTCCTGAGTGGGAAAACTGGGGACTTGGTTGCTCGTCCTGCTACTGAGGAGCAAGTAATACAGGTTGCAAAAACCTGCGTTAAGTATAAAGTGCCGCTTACGGTGCGTGGTGCGGGAACTGGAAATTACGGCCAGTGCGTGCCTTTGCATGGTGGGGTTATTTTGGATACCACGCGATTGAATGCAATTCGCTGGGTGAAGCCAGGTTTAGCGTGCGTTCAAGCAGGGGTGAAACTGGCGGCGCTGGATAAACAAGCGCGGGAGATTGGTTGGGAAATGCGGATGGCTCCTTCAACTTATCGCACGGCGACAATTGGGGGATTTATTGGTGGAGGGAGTGGTGGAATTGGTTCGATTACTTACGGACAATTGCGCGATCGCGGCAATCTTCACGCCCTCCGAGTTATTACTATGGAAGACGAACCGCGTGTTATTGAATTGCGCGGCGATGATGTCCATAAGGTGAATCATGCGTGGGGCGTAAATGGCATCATCACGGAATTAGAAATTCCTTTGGGGCCAGCTTATCCTTGGGCAGAATTAATTGTTGCCTTTAATGATTTTATGGCAGCGGCTAAGTTTGGTCAAGCATTGGGGGATGCTGATGGATTAATTAAGAAGTTAATCTGCATTTGTGCATCTCCAATTCCTTCTTACTTTGCTGCTTTTAAGAATCAGATTCCTGAAGATCGTCCCTGTGCTTTATTAATGATAGCGGAATCCTGTTTAGAACCATTACAGGGATTAATTTCACAGTACGGCGGCAGTATTTGTTATCAAAAATCCGCCCAAGAAGCCAGCAAAGGCACGTCTTTAGCGGAATTTACTTGGAATCATACGACTTTACACGCTCGTAATGTAGATCCATCGCTGACTTATTTGCAAACTCTGTTTCCAAATGATAAGGATTTAAAGCTAGTCGAGCATATGTATCATCATTTTAGGGATGAAGTGATGATGCACCTGGAATTTATTAGGGTGAATGGTGCAGCAATTCCAGCAGCATTGCAACTCGTTCGCTACACAACAGAAGAGCGTCTTAACGAGATTATGCGCTATCACGAAGACCAAGGCGCGTTTATTGCTAATCCTCACACTTATATTATTGAAGATGGAGGACGCAAGCATATGGACCCGCAGCAAGTGCAATTTAAGGAAATGGTCGATCCTTATGGGCTGATGAATCCGGGTAAGATGAAAACTTTGGTAAAAAGTAAGGCACAATGA
- a CDS encoding creatininase family protein, which produces MHSFIPPERFFPYLTWTDIQAMPDKENVVIIQPVGAIEQHGPHLPIIVDSAIGVGVIGKALAKLDANVPAYVLPPLYYGKSNEHWHFPGTISLSVPTLLAVLTETAESIYRAGFRKFVLMNSHGGQPQVMEIVARDLRQKYDDFVVFPLFTWRVPHIAKELIAPKEMELGIHAGDAETSIMLSLLPEQVKMEKAVAEYPQGLPEDSLLSMEGKLPFAWLTRDLSQSGVIGDPTVATKEKGDRLLESVSDGWVQVIKDIYKFRQPQAWKP; this is translated from the coding sequence ATGCACAGTTTTATTCCCCCAGAACGGTTTTTTCCTTATCTAACTTGGACTGATATCCAAGCGATGCCAGATAAGGAAAATGTGGTAATTATTCAGCCTGTGGGTGCAATTGAACAACATGGCCCGCATTTGCCTATAATTGTAGATTCGGCTATTGGTGTGGGTGTTATTGGCAAGGCTTTAGCCAAGCTAGATGCGAATGTACCAGCATACGTCTTGCCGCCTTTGTATTACGGGAAATCTAACGAGCATTGGCATTTTCCGGGTACAATTAGTTTAAGCGTGCCGACGCTTTTGGCAGTTTTAACTGAAACGGCTGAGAGTATTTATCGGGCTGGTTTTCGCAAATTCGTGTTGATGAATTCGCACGGTGGGCAACCGCAGGTAATGGAAATTGTCGCGCGGGATTTGCGCCAGAAGTATGATGATTTTGTGGTATTTCCGTTGTTTACTTGGCGGGTTCCTCACATTGCCAAGGAATTGATTGCGCCAAAAGAAATGGAATTGGGTATCCATGCTGGCGATGCAGAAACGAGTATCATGCTATCGCTTTTGCCGGAACAAGTGAAGATGGAAAAAGCTGTTGCGGAATATCCGCAAGGTTTGCCGGAAGATAGTCTTTTGAGTATGGAAGGTAAGTTACCGTTTGCGTGGTTGACGCGAGATTTATCTCAGAGTGGCGTTATTGGCGATCCAACGGTGGCGACTAAAGAAAAGGGCGATCGCTTGTTAGAATCTGTCTCCGATGGTTGGGTTCAAGTCATCAAAGATATCTACAAATTCCGTCAGCCTCAAGCTTGGAAGCCGTGA